The Methylotenera sp. G11 genome includes a window with the following:
- a CDS encoding SulP family inorganic anion transporter, with protein sequence MTFKNKYPGYKMIALQEARRAGLFKRSHWANNLLAGVIVGIVALPLAMAFAIASGAKPEQGIYTAIVAGGISSLMGGSRVQISGPTGAFIVILSGITAQYGIAGLQMATLMAGVMLLVMGLVRFGAVIKYIPAPVIVGFTSGIAVIIWVGQWKDFLGLKPEPGAEHFHEKLWDLTMALPSLHPVTALLAAFTLLLVIYSPRIFKRIPSPLVAMVAATVLQAVFKFEGVATIGSAFGGIPQSLPSFHFLPIRFSQVLQLIVPAFTIALLGAIESLLSAVVADSMTGTKHDSNQELVGQGIANIFSPLFGGFASTGAIARTATNIRNGASSPLAGIVHTLTLVVIVIVFAPLAAHIPLCALSAILFVVAYNMSEMHRFWHMARTAPRADVAVLLITFLLTIFTDLVAAVNIGVMLAALLFMKRMSEAASIRHQTVEDLVSETGNAHFILPENVAVYSMEGAFFFGVTERLMSALEHAHTHADILVLRMQNVPVIDASGLQAFEELVKNCERNHTRLVLCEVRANIMEKMERSGIIQKIGEKNIIKNIQSLTVPL encoded by the coding sequence TTGACGTTCAAGAACAAGTATCCGGGTTATAAGATGATTGCCCTGCAGGAAGCCAGACGCGCCGGTTTATTCAAGAGATCGCATTGGGCGAACAATCTGCTGGCGGGCGTCATCGTTGGCATTGTAGCGCTACCGCTGGCCATGGCTTTTGCCATCGCCAGCGGCGCAAAACCGGAACAAGGCATCTACACGGCAATCGTGGCAGGCGGCATCAGCTCATTAATGGGCGGCAGCCGAGTGCAGATATCAGGCCCTACCGGTGCATTCATTGTAATCCTGTCAGGTATCACGGCCCAGTACGGCATTGCCGGCCTGCAAATGGCCACCTTGATGGCTGGCGTCATGCTGCTGGTGATGGGGCTTGTGCGCTTCGGCGCCGTGATCAAATACATCCCTGCCCCGGTAATCGTAGGTTTTACAAGCGGTATTGCAGTCATTATCTGGGTTGGCCAGTGGAAAGATTTCCTAGGCCTGAAGCCGGAACCTGGTGCGGAGCACTTTCATGAAAAGCTATGGGATCTAACCATGGCATTGCCCAGCCTGCACCCTGTAACGGCACTGCTGGCCGCATTCACACTACTGCTGGTCATTTACTCACCGAGGATTTTCAAGCGCATCCCTTCCCCATTGGTTGCAATGGTGGCAGCGACAGTGCTGCAGGCTGTCTTCAAGTTTGAAGGCGTCGCTACGATAGGTTCGGCTTTTGGCGGCATACCGCAAAGTTTGCCCAGCTTCCATTTTTTACCTATCCGTTTCTCACAGGTGCTGCAGCTGATTGTACCGGCCTTTACCATCGCCTTGCTGGGCGCAATTGAATCACTATTGTCCGCAGTCGTTGCCGATAGCATGACAGGCACCAAGCATGACTCCAACCAGGAACTGGTTGGCCAGGGCATCGCCAATATTTTTTCTCCATTATTCGGCGGTTTTGCCTCTACCGGCGCGATCGCACGTACGGCAACCAACATCCGCAACGGCGCATCCAGCCCGCTGGCAGGCATTGTGCATACGTTAACGCTGGTTGTCATTGTGATTGTTTTTGCACCGTTAGCCGCGCACATACCGCTGTGCGCCTTATCTGCAATATTGTTTGTCGTGGCTTACAACATGAGTGAAATGCACCGTTTCTGGCATATGGCGCGCACGGCACCGCGGGCAGATGTCGCTGTGCTGCTGATCACGTTTCTGCTCACGATCTTCACCGACCTTGTGGCCGCAGTCAATATCGGCGTGATGCTGGCCGCGCTATTGTTCATGAAGCGCATGAGCGAGGCGGCAAGCATCCGGCACCAGACCGTAGAAGACCTGGTGTCTGAAACCGGTAACGCCCATTTCATACTGCCCGAAAATGTCGCGGTTTACAGCATGGAAGGCGCGTTCTTTTTTGGCGTGACCGAACGCCTGATGAGCGCGCTGGAGCATGCCCATACCCACGCCGACATCCTGGTGCTGCGCATGCAGAACGTGCCGGTTATTGACGCATCGGGTTTGCAGGCTTTTGAAGAACTGGTGAAGAACTGCGAACGCAACCATACCCGGCTGGTGCTGTGTGAAGTGCGCGCCAATATCATGGAAAAGATGGAGCGCTCAGGCATCATCCAAAAAATAGGTGAGAAGAATATCATCAAGAACATTCAATCTTTAACGGTACCTCTCTGA
- the hrpA gene encoding ATP-dependent RNA helicase HrpA produces MNESKPLQLTPANFDTALQACMLADRYALRRKMHDVKTLQKSGDEKSLAKAQRLINELVQKLHASQKKYGQRLASLPRPEYPLELPVSGRKDEISAAIIKNQVVIVCGETGSGKTTQLPKICLELGRGVSGLIGHTQPRRIAARSVASRIAQELKSPLGEVVGYKVRFNDKLSESSYVKLMTDGILLAETQGDKFLNAYDTIIIDEAHERSLNIDFLLGYLKQLLPKRPDLKIIVTSATIDADRFSRHFNGAPVIEVSGRTYPVEIRYRPLGAAGFRAREIAEAENTQFDLDDDMDLPAGNPLGIPRKPKTEARWLEEDDEEEAIEEAILDAADDLLRQGDGDILVFLPGEREIRDVADHLRKYQGRSAKLKHIEVLPLFARLSIEDQQKIFKSHSSRRIVLATNVAETSLTVPGIKYVIDAGLARVNRYSPRAKVEQLQIEKISQAAARQRAGRCGRVSDGICVRLYSEQDFNGRPEFTEPEILRSSLAAVILRMAALRLGDVAEFPFIEAPSSRLIADGYLLLQELGAVDARRQITETGLQLAKLPLDPRVGRMILAAKREHCLKEILIIASVLSIQDPRERPMDKREAADNAHARFAGEGSDFMSYLKLWDFFDNALKTKKSNKDLLNQCHSSFLSFLRLKEWRELHGQLLDIVSEMEFKLNEKEATFEQIHKALLAGLLGNIGFKDGESESYAGARGIRFHIAPGSALKKQRPKWVIAAELVDTSKLYARCVAKIEPDWIEPLARGLTESHYSDPRWDRKMGMVNAWERVSLYGLTVIPKRRVHYGPIDPKESRGIFIREALANGEFDTRAAFFTANERLIAEVEELEHKARRQDVLVDEHQLFTFYDARIPADIYNAASFEKWRAEAEKLNPRLLYLTRDDLMRHGADAITAVQFPEKIMLDGVEVALKYRFEPGHVLDGVTATIPLALLNQLNPVQTEWLVPGMLREKLTYLIKALPKTFRRVCVPVPEFATSFLEYAEQNPLSSFPRRRESSQVDYVDNGLDSGLRRNDAVGVLSLLDTLAAYIQYKTTLKISKEDWSLTDIPAHHLMNFRVIDDAGRELGMGRDWNALKKQLGSAAQLTFRNTSPDIEKTGLKQWDFGDLPQTLSFERDGLKVTGYPALEDDMDTVSVRLFDTAREAEQSHRKGICRLMRFELKEQMKQLEKSLPNFNQYALALRNVVAPDDLREDMIMAIADRAFIGEDELPRTNADFMKLKQRARTRLPAVTEAVARQAQAIATEYQLLMQKQGQMAATVNRLKRDLEQQIGLLVYKGCFSQTPWEYLQSIPRYLKALRLRIEKHPANPERDGKNAGSVGLIWQKWQDKINALNQAHLDIPQQLLDFRWLIEELRVSLFAQELKTPFPVSIKRLEKIWQDMRF; encoded by the coding sequence ATGAACGAAAGTAAACCGCTACAGTTAACCCCCGCAAATTTTGATACGGCATTACAGGCATGCATGCTGGCCGACCGTTATGCGCTGCGTCGCAAGATGCATGACGTGAAGACCCTGCAAAAATCAGGCGATGAAAAATCATTGGCCAAAGCGCAGCGCCTGATCAATGAGCTTGTGCAGAAACTGCATGCCTCGCAGAAAAAATACGGGCAGCGTTTAGCCAGCCTGCCGCGCCCGGAATATCCTCTGGAACTGCCGGTCAGCGGCAGGAAAGATGAAATTTCTGCGGCCATTATTAAAAACCAGGTGGTGATCGTCTGCGGTGAAACCGGTTCCGGTAAAACAACGCAACTCCCCAAAATCTGCCTTGAATTAGGCCGCGGCGTTTCCGGCCTCATCGGCCACACGCAGCCGCGTCGTATCGCGGCACGTTCGGTCGCCAGCCGTATTGCACAGGAACTAAAAAGTCCCCTGGGCGAAGTGGTTGGCTACAAGGTGCGCTTTAACGACAAGCTGTCAGAATCCAGCTATGTCAAGCTGATGACCGACGGTATCCTGCTTGCGGAAACCCAGGGCGATAAATTCCTTAACGCCTATGACACGATCATTATCGACGAGGCGCATGAGCGCAGCCTCAATATCGACTTTCTGCTCGGCTACCTGAAGCAGTTGCTGCCGAAACGCCCTGATCTGAAAATCATTGTCACCTCGGCCACGATTGATGCTGACCGTTTCTCCAGGCACTTTAACGGCGCCCCGGTGATAGAAGTATCCGGCCGTACTTACCCGGTCGAAATCCGTTACCGTCCGCTGGGCGCGGCGGGTTTCCGCGCCAGGGAAATTGCCGAAGCTGAAAACACGCAGTTCGACCTGGATGACGATATGGACCTGCCTGCCGGAAACCCTCTCGGAATCCCGCGCAAGCCTAAGACAGAAGCGCGCTGGCTGGAAGAGGATGACGAAGAAGAAGCCATCGAGGAAGCCATTCTGGATGCCGCCGATGATCTGCTGCGCCAGGGCGATGGCGATATTCTGGTGTTTCTGCCGGGAGAGCGCGAGATCCGGGATGTCGCTGACCACTTGCGCAAATACCAGGGTCGTTCCGCCAAGCTTAAACATATTGAAGTGCTGCCGCTGTTTGCACGCCTGAGCATTGAAGACCAGCAGAAGATTTTCAAAAGCCACAGCAGCCGGCGTATCGTGCTGGCAACCAATGTGGCAGAAACCTCACTGACTGTGCCGGGCATCAAATATGTGATTGATGCCGGATTGGCGCGGGTTAACCGTTATAGCCCGCGCGCCAAGGTCGAGCAGCTGCAGATCGAGAAAATCAGCCAGGCGGCCGCCAGGCAAAGAGCCGGGCGCTGCGGCCGTGTTTCAGACGGTATCTGCGTGCGCCTGTACTCAGAGCAGGATTTTAACGGGCGCCCGGAATTTACCGAACCTGAGATCCTGCGCAGTTCTCTGGCTGCCGTCATTCTGCGCATGGCGGCTTTGCGCCTGGGCGATGTCGCGGAGTTTCCGTTCATTGAGGCGCCAAGCTCCAGGCTGATTGCCGATGGCTACCTGCTGCTGCAGGAGCTGGGTGCCGTGGATGCCCGCCGCCAGATCACAGAAACCGGGCTGCAACTGGCCAAACTGCCGTTGGATCCGCGGGTCGGGCGCATGATTTTGGCTGCAAAGCGCGAACATTGCCTGAAGGAGATCCTGATCATTGCCAGTGTGCTGAGCATTCAGGACCCGCGTGAACGGCCGATGGATAAGCGGGAGGCGGCAGACAACGCCCATGCCAGGTTTGCCGGCGAAGGTTCCGATTTCATGAGCTACCTCAAGCTGTGGGACTTTTTTGACAATGCACTGAAAACGAAAAAATCCAATAAGGACTTGCTTAATCAATGCCATAGCAGTTTCCTGTCCTTTTTACGGCTTAAGGAATGGCGAGAACTGCACGGGCAGCTGCTGGATATCGTGTCCGAGATGGAATTCAAGCTCAACGAAAAAGAGGCGACTTTTGAACAGATCCACAAAGCGCTGCTTGCCGGCCTGCTTGGCAACATTGGTTTTAAAGACGGCGAGAGCGAGTCTTACGCCGGTGCGCGCGGCATCCGCTTTCATATCGCTCCCGGCTCTGCACTCAAAAAGCAACGGCCTAAATGGGTGATTGCGGCAGAACTGGTAGACACCAGCAAGCTATATGCACGCTGTGTCGCTAAAATCGAGCCGGACTGGATCGAGCCATTGGCGCGCGGGCTGACCGAAAGCCATTACTCAGACCCGCGCTGGGACAGGAAAATGGGCATGGTGAACGCGTGGGAGCGCGTGAGCCTGTATGGCCTGACGGTTATCCCTAAACGGCGCGTGCATTATGGCCCGATTGACCCTAAGGAGTCGCGCGGGATTTTTATCCGCGAAGCGCTTGCCAATGGCGAGTTCGATACGCGCGCGGCTTTCTTTACTGCCAATGAACGCCTGATTGCCGAGGTGGAAGAGCTTGAGCACAAAGCGCGCCGGCAGGATGTGCTGGTGGATGAACATCAGTTGTTTACATTTTATGATGCCAGGATTCCTGCCGATATCTATAACGCGGCCAGCTTTGAGAAATGGCGTGCAGAAGCTGAGAAACTGAACCCCAGATTGCTTTACCTGACGCGTGACGACCTGATGCGCCATGGCGCAGATGCGATTACCGCGGTACAGTTTCCCGAGAAGATCATGCTTGACGGCGTTGAGGTTGCGCTTAAATACCGTTTTGAGCCTGGCCATGTGCTGGATGGCGTGACGGCAACCATTCCACTGGCGTTACTGAACCAGCTTAATCCGGTGCAGACCGAATGGCTGGTGCCGGGTATGCTGCGTGAAAAACTCACTTACCTGATCAAGGCATTGCCCAAGACTTTCCGCCGCGTCTGCGTGCCGGTGCCGGAGTTTGCCACCAGTTTTCTGGAGTATGCAGAGCAAAACCCATTGTCGTCATTCCCGCGCAGGCGGGAATCCAGTCAGGTCGACTACGTGGATAATGGTCTGGATTCCGGCCTGCGCCGGAATGACGCGGTAGGGGTATTATCTTTACTGGATACGCTTGCCGCTTACATTCAATATAAAACCACGCTCAAAATCAGCAAGGAAGACTGGAGTTTAACTGACATACCAGCCCACCATTTAATGAATTTCAGGGTGATTGATGATGCCGGGCGCGAGCTGGGAATGGGGCGCGACTGGAACGCGCTGAAAAAACAGCTGGGTTCTGCTGCGCAGCTGACGTTCAGGAACACTTCACCCGATATTGAAAAGACCGGCCTGAAACAATGGGATTTCGGTGACCTGCCGCAGACCCTGAGTTTTGAGCGGGATGGTTTGAAGGTAACGGGTTATCCGGCACTGGAAGACGACATGGATACGGTTTCAGTGAGGCTGTTCGATACCGCCCGCGAAGCGGAGCAGAGCCATCGCAAGGGCATATGCCGCCTGATGCGTTTTGAGTTGAAAGAACAGATGAAGCAGCTGGAAAAAAGCCTGCCGAATTTTAACCAATATGCATTGGCGCTGCGTAATGTCGTAGCGCCTGATGACCTGCGCGAAGACATGATCATGGCGATTGCCGATCGCGCTTTCATCGGTGAAGACGAGTTGCCGCGCACCAATGCCGATTTTATGAAACTGAAGCAGCGTGCAAGAACACGCCTGCCGGCAGTGACCGAGGCCGTGGCAAGGCAGGCGCAGGCGATCGCAACCGAGTACCAGCTGCTGATGCAGAAACAAGGGCAGATGGCGGCCACCGTCAACCGGCTGAAACGCGACCTAGAACAGCAGATCGGCCTGCTGGTTTACAAAGGCTGCTTTAGCCAGACACCATGGGAATACCTGCAAAGCATCCCGCGCTATCTGAAGGCGCTGCGCCTGCGTATCGAGAAACATCCGGCCAACCCTGAGCGCGATGGCAAGAATGCCGGCAGTGTCGGTTTGATCTGGCAGAAATGGCAGGATAAAATCAACGCCCTGAACCAGGCGCACCTGGATATTCCGCAGCAACTGCTGGATTTCCGCTGGCTGATTGAGGAGTTGCGCGTATCGCTGTTTGCCCAAGAACTAAAGACGCCATTTCCCGTCTCGATTAAGCGCCTTGAAAAAATTTGGCAGGATATGCGTTTTTAA
- a CDS encoding pyrroloquinoline quinone-dependent dehydrogenase codes for MALAACAGVAGKHDTESSQWPSFGRDYTNQRMSPLTQINTENVGKLGLAWQFKTGVAASFQATPIVAGGVMYVALPYNHVAALDARTGKELWRYRHERKANWKMCCGPANRGVAVSDGKVFIGTVDARLIALDAKTGAKIWDINVADDTALTENTGLLSKADAKSQKDAYGGTGIGIAMAPVVYHGKVIVGVTGVGYGLHVDTPRIDAPLGAVIGVSGLYGRPGFLAAYDVNNGNRVWQFDTIPSQGWEGTFAATTSDGISLNRDIAAEKENAKNHPDAWRYGGGSAWSTPAIDTSTNTLFFGTGNPSPQMNDVSRPGDNLYTVSLVALDTETGKLKWHYQQVPHDVWGYDLASPPVLFDYVKDGRKVPAVGQAGKTGWYYVNDRATGALLMKSEAFVPQKNLFAKATREGTVLYPGILGGSNWSPSALDDGSQTAYVAGIHAPIRYTLVEEPAKEGLPPIRYASSEPTKDPRWGTVSAIDLATGKIRWQVKTEQPLMGGVLATRGGLLFMGEGDGSFNAYNSSTGALLWQAKADAGVNAPPISYEIDGVQYVAVAAGGNAIFGFTAGDNILVYTLKK; via the coding sequence ATGGCACTGGCAGCCTGTGCCGGAGTCGCAGGTAAACACGACACCGAGAGCAGCCAGTGGCCGAGTTTCGGGCGTGATTACACGAATCAGCGTATGTCGCCACTCACTCAGATTAACACAGAAAATGTTGGAAAACTTGGCCTGGCGTGGCAATTTAAAACCGGTGTTGCAGCCAGTTTTCAGGCTACGCCTATTGTTGCAGGGGGCGTGATGTATGTGGCCCTGCCTTATAACCATGTGGCGGCGCTGGATGCGCGAACCGGTAAGGAGTTATGGCGCTACCGGCATGAGCGTAAAGCAAACTGGAAAATGTGCTGCGGCCCGGCTAACCGGGGAGTCGCCGTCAGCGACGGCAAGGTGTTTATCGGGACGGTGGATGCCAGGCTGATTGCGCTTGATGCGAAAACCGGCGCAAAAATATGGGATATCAATGTCGCGGACGATACCGCATTGACGGAAAATACCGGATTATTAAGCAAGGCCGATGCAAAAAGCCAGAAAGATGCTTACGGCGGCACCGGAATCGGTATCGCAATGGCGCCGGTTGTGTATCACGGCAAGGTGATCGTCGGCGTAACGGGCGTTGGCTACGGCCTGCACGTAGATACCCCGAGGATCGATGCGCCATTGGGCGCAGTCATCGGCGTGAGCGGCCTGTATGGCCGCCCGGGTTTCCTGGCGGCATACGATGTGAACAATGGCAACCGCGTATGGCAGTTCGATACGATTCCATCCCAGGGCTGGGAGGGTACTTTTGCTGCAACGACTTCAGATGGCATTTCACTCAACAGAGACATCGCTGCGGAAAAAGAAAATGCCAAAAACCACCCGGATGCATGGCGTTATGGCGGAGGCTCCGCCTGGAGTACGCCGGCCATTGACACCAGTACCAATACACTGTTTTTCGGCACCGGTAATCCTTCGCCGCAGATGAACGATGTTTCACGCCCCGGTGATAATCTATACACGGTCTCGCTTGTCGCCCTGGATACGGAAACCGGCAAGCTTAAATGGCATTACCAGCAGGTACCGCACGATGTATGGGGTTATGACCTGGCAAGCCCGCCGGTGCTGTTTGATTATGTCAAGGATGGCAGGAAGGTCCCTGCGGTAGGCCAGGCCGGCAAGACAGGCTGGTATTACGTGAATGATAGAGCTACTGGCGCATTGCTGATGAAATCGGAAGCCTTTGTGCCGCAGAAGAACCTGTTTGCGAAAGCGACCAGGGAAGGTACCGTGCTTTACCCGGGTATCCTTGGCGGTTCCAACTGGAGTCCGAGCGCTTTGGATGATGGAAGCCAGACTGCTTATGTTGCCGGGATTCACGCCCCGATCAGATATACCCTGGTTGAAGAGCCGGCTAAAGAAGGCTTGCCCCCGATCCGTTATGCATCGTCCGAGCCTACCAAAGACCCGAGATGGGGCACGGTATCAGCAATTGATTTGGCGACAGGTAAAATCCGCTGGCAGGTAAAAACAGAACAGCCCTTGATGGGTGGTGTGCTGGCAACCCGTGGCGGCTTGCTGTTCATGGGCGAGGGTGATGGCAGCTTCAATGCCTACAATAGCAGCACCGGCGCGCTGTTATGGCAGGCTAAGGCAGATGCCGGGGTCAATGCGCCGCCCATCAGCTATGAAATCGACGGTGTGCAGTATGTGGCAGTGGCCGCCGGGGGCAATGCCATTTTCGGTTTTACTGCCGGTGATAATATACTGGTGTACACCCTGAAGAAATGA
- a CDS encoding GDSL-type esterase/lipase family protein, whose translation MFKRLLLACLFVCTAAACDRDYQHAPLPAASNVVILGDSLTYGTGAGSGEDYASLLAGNTGWNVINAGVPGNTSADGLARLSSLLEAHETGEQKIDLLIVELGGNDFLKHVPEPETVGNLKSILSQAKARSIQTALIAIPEFSPVGAAFGNLSDHPLYGKLAEETGTPLIEDLFSDVLAKNSLKADPIHPNAAGYRLVASQLQRALMDLGFVKKN comes from the coding sequence ATGTTTAAACGTTTATTGCTGGCCTGTTTGTTTGTATGCACGGCTGCCGCCTGTGACCGTGACTACCAGCATGCCCCGTTACCGGCTGCTTCCAATGTCGTGATCCTGGGTGACAGCCTCACTTATGGCACAGGTGCCGGCAGCGGAGAAGACTATGCCAGCCTGCTGGCAGGCAATACCGGCTGGAATGTGATTAATGCAGGTGTCCCCGGCAATACTTCTGCGGATGGCCTGGCTCGTCTTTCATCTTTGCTGGAAGCACATGAAACCGGTGAGCAGAAGATTGACCTGCTGATTGTTGAACTTGGCGGTAATGATTTCCTGAAACACGTGCCGGAGCCAGAAACCGTAGGTAACCTGAAATCCATACTGAGCCAGGCCAAAGCCCGCAGCATCCAGACTGCGTTAATTGCCATTCCGGAATTCAGCCCGGTAGGGGCGGCTTTCGGGAACCTGTCAGACCATCCTTTATACGGGAAGCTGGCGGAAGAAACCGGTACGCCTTTGATTGAAGACCTGTTTTCTGATGTGCTGGCAAAAAACAGTCTTAAAGCTGACCCTATCCATCCTAATGCCGCAGGTTACCGCCTGGTGGCAAGCCAATTGCAGCGTGCACTGATGGACTTGGGTTTTGTGAAG